A section of the Malania oleifera isolate guangnan ecotype guangnan chromosome 2, ASM2987363v1, whole genome shotgun sequence genome encodes:
- the LOC131149683 gene encoding protein trichome birefringence-like 42 isoform X2: METSSTINERWNLCAIASFMGCLIMLAGLKQMQSHDGITLSSFQNLTIFAASSDDQPSPQLKLTENGRPTTQITEEENVTISAEFASKSLNFSENGKPRSQGEEENFSETGETRSQKDEKKQCNIFDGKWVHDPEANPLYHGFQCPFLSDQVSFQRNGRPDSDYEKWGWVARECEIPRFNGTDMLERLRGKRVVLVGDSLNRNQWESLACLLYSAIPPSRAFVDLQSGDYKVFKAKLDDSQAHGNRALRLDKLPASARRWRGASVMVFNSGHWWTHTGKSKAWDFFELRGAVAEMEMESAFETAMNTWSNWINHNVDPNKTTVFFRSFSPEHMGKDWCFRETQPITDESRVPSVPGSVTTKIVERAIEATSTRVRYLNVTRLSKYRRDAHPKVYTTKQGKLLTKRQQMQPESYADCSHWCLPGLPDTWNSLLYASLVLEDEQNQSYSSSPLL, translated from the exons ATGGAGACCAGCTCCACCATCAACGAGAGATGGAATCTCTGTGCAATTGCAAGCTTCATGGGTTGCCTCATTATGCTGGCGGGTCTCAAGCAGATGCAGAGCCATGACGGCATAACCCTCTCCTCTTTCCAGAACTTAACCATATTCGCTGCTTCCTCAGATGACCAGCCTTCCCCGCAATTAAAGCTCACCGAAAATGGCAGACCCACAACCCAAATCACAGAGGAGGAGAACGTAACCATCTCCGCAGAGTTCGCATCCAAATCATTGAACTTTTCGGAAAATGGCAAACCCAGAAGCCAGGGAGAAGAGGAAAACTTTTCTGAAACTGGCGAAACCAGAAGCCAGAAAGATGAGAAGAAGCAATGTAACATCTTCGATGGGAAATGGGTGCATGACCCAGAGGCCAATCCTCTGTACCATGGCTTCCAGTGTCCATTTCTCAGTGATCAAGTGAGCTTCCAGAGGAATGGGCGCCCTGACTCTGACTATGAGAAATGGGGTTGGGTAGCCAGAGAGTGTGAAATTCCAAG GTTTAATGGCACGGACATGTTGGAGAGACTGAGAGGGAAGAGAGTGGTACTGGTTGGGGACTCCCTCAACAGAAACCAGTGGGAGTCTCTGGCTTGCCTCCTTTATTCTGCCATTCCTCCCTCTCGAGCTTTCGTCGATCTGCAAAGTGGCGATTACAAGGTCTTCAAAGCTAAG TTAGACGATTCCCAAGCACATGGGAACAGAGCTCTGAGGCTCGACAAGCTTCCAGCCTCCGCCCGTCGGTGGCGAGGTGCCTCCGTTATGGTGTTCAACAGCGGCCACTGGTGGACGCACACCGGCAAGTCCAAAGC GTGGGACTTTTTTGAGCTCAGGGGAGCGGTGGCAGAGATGGAGATGGAATCGGCTTTCGAGACGGCCATGAACACCTGGTCCAATTGGATTAATCACAATGTGGATCCCAACAAAACCACTGTGTTCTTCAGGAGCTTCTCGCCGGAGCACATGGGGAAGGATTGGTGTTTCAGAGAGACCCAACCCATCACTGACGAGTCCCGGGTGCCGTCGGTTCCGGGGTCGGTGACCACGAAAATCGTGGAGAGGGCGATTGAGGCGACGAGTACGCGGGTGAGATACTTGAACGTGACGAGGCTGTCTAAATATCGGCGAGACGCGCACCCGAAGGTGTACACGACGAAACAGGGGAAGCTGTTGACAAAGCGGCAGCAAATGCAGCCGGAGTCGTATGCGGATTGCAGCCACTGGTGTCTCCCCGGATTGCCGGATACCTGGAACTCCCTACTCTATGCGTCCTTGGTTTTGGAAGATGAACAAAATCAGAGTTACAGTTCTTCCCCTCTATTGTAG
- the LOC131149683 gene encoding protein trichome birefringence-like 42 isoform X1, whose product METSSTINERWNLCAIASFMGCLIMLAGLKQMQSHDGITLSSFQNLTIFAASSDDQPSPQLKLTENGRPTTQITEEENVTISAEFASKSLNFSENGKPRSQGEEENFSETGETRSQKDEKKQCNIFDGKWVHDPEANPLYHGFQCPFLSDQVSFQRNGRPDSDYEKWGWVARECEIPRFNGTDMLERLRGKRVVLVGDSLNRNQWESLACLLYSAIPPSRAFVDLQSGDYKVFKAKDYDCSVEFHWSPFLVQLDDSQAHGNRALRLDKLPASARRWRGASVMVFNSGHWWTHTGKSKAWDFFELRGAVAEMEMESAFETAMNTWSNWINHNVDPNKTTVFFRSFSPEHMGKDWCFRETQPITDESRVPSVPGSVTTKIVERAIEATSTRVRYLNVTRLSKYRRDAHPKVYTTKQGKLLTKRQQMQPESYADCSHWCLPGLPDTWNSLLYASLVLEDEQNQSYSSSPLL is encoded by the exons ATGGAGACCAGCTCCACCATCAACGAGAGATGGAATCTCTGTGCAATTGCAAGCTTCATGGGTTGCCTCATTATGCTGGCGGGTCTCAAGCAGATGCAGAGCCATGACGGCATAACCCTCTCCTCTTTCCAGAACTTAACCATATTCGCTGCTTCCTCAGATGACCAGCCTTCCCCGCAATTAAAGCTCACCGAAAATGGCAGACCCACAACCCAAATCACAGAGGAGGAGAACGTAACCATCTCCGCAGAGTTCGCATCCAAATCATTGAACTTTTCGGAAAATGGCAAACCCAGAAGCCAGGGAGAAGAGGAAAACTTTTCTGAAACTGGCGAAACCAGAAGCCAGAAAGATGAGAAGAAGCAATGTAACATCTTCGATGGGAAATGGGTGCATGACCCAGAGGCCAATCCTCTGTACCATGGCTTCCAGTGTCCATTTCTCAGTGATCAAGTGAGCTTCCAGAGGAATGGGCGCCCTGACTCTGACTATGAGAAATGGGGTTGGGTAGCCAGAGAGTGTGAAATTCCAAG GTTTAATGGCACGGACATGTTGGAGAGACTGAGAGGGAAGAGAGTGGTACTGGTTGGGGACTCCCTCAACAGAAACCAGTGGGAGTCTCTGGCTTGCCTCCTTTATTCTGCCATTCCTCCCTCTCGAGCTTTCGTCGATCTGCAAAGTGGCGATTACAAGGTCTTCAAAGCTAAG gaCTATGACTGTTCTGTGGAGTTCCATTGGAGCCCGTTTCTGGTGCAGTTAGACGATTCCCAAGCACATGGGAACAGAGCTCTGAGGCTCGACAAGCTTCCAGCCTCCGCCCGTCGGTGGCGAGGTGCCTCCGTTATGGTGTTCAACAGCGGCCACTGGTGGACGCACACCGGCAAGTCCAAAGC GTGGGACTTTTTTGAGCTCAGGGGAGCGGTGGCAGAGATGGAGATGGAATCGGCTTTCGAGACGGCCATGAACACCTGGTCCAATTGGATTAATCACAATGTGGATCCCAACAAAACCACTGTGTTCTTCAGGAGCTTCTCGCCGGAGCACATGGGGAAGGATTGGTGTTTCAGAGAGACCCAACCCATCACTGACGAGTCCCGGGTGCCGTCGGTTCCGGGGTCGGTGACCACGAAAATCGTGGAGAGGGCGATTGAGGCGACGAGTACGCGGGTGAGATACTTGAACGTGACGAGGCTGTCTAAATATCGGCGAGACGCGCACCCGAAGGTGTACACGACGAAACAGGGGAAGCTGTTGACAAAGCGGCAGCAAATGCAGCCGGAGTCGTATGCGGATTGCAGCCACTGGTGTCTCCCCGGATTGCCGGATACCTGGAACTCCCTACTCTATGCGTCCTTGGTTTTGGAAGATGAACAAAATCAGAGTTACAGTTCTTCCCCTCTATTGTAG